GTTCCGCATCCGCTCGCTTTCCGGCGTCGCATTGACCGCCGCGATCCTCGCATTCCAGACCGGCGCGGCCCATGCGCAGGAGACGGTCGTCAAGGTCGGCGTGGCCGGCCCGCTGACGGGCGGCGGCGCCGCATACGGCAAGGACATCGAGAACGGCGTGCGCATGGCCGTCGACGAGGCGAACGCCGCACACCCGACGGTGGGCGGCAAGCCGGTGAAGTTCGTCGTCGCGTCGCAGGACGACCAGAGCGATCCGCGCACCGGCGTGCAGGCCGCGCAGCAACTCGCCGACGCGCAGGTGGCCGTCGTGATCGGCCACTTCAATTCGGGCACGACGCTGCCCGCGTCGAAGATCTACGCGAAGGCCGGCATTCCGATGATCACGCCGTCGGCGACCAATCCCGACATCACGCGCGCCGGGCTCGGCACCGTGTACCGCGTGATCGCGACCGACACGCAGAACGCCGGCAACGCAGGCGCGTATGCGGCGAGCGTGACCAAGGCGAAGCGCATCGCGATCATCGACGATCGCACCGCATTCGGCCAGGGCGAAGCCGACGAATTCGAGAAGGCGGTGAAGGCGAACGGCGGCACGATCGTCGCGCGTGAATTCACGAACGACAAGGCTGTCGACTTCAGCGCGCAGCTCACGAAGATCAAGAGCACGAACGCCGATCTGGTGTTCTTCGGCGGTCTCGACGCGCAGGCCGCGATGCTCGTGAAGCGCATGCGTCAGCTCGGCATCCGCGCGCAATTCCTCGCGGGCGGCGGCGTGATGAACGCGAACTTCATCAAGCTCGCCGGCAACGCGGCGGAAGGCGCGGCCGTGTGGGAATACGGGCAGCCGCTGTCGCGTCTCGCGAAGGGCAAGCAGTTCGAAACGAAATTCAAGCAGAAGTACGGCGTCGACATGCTCGCGTATGCGCCGTTCGCGTACGACGCGACGTGGATCGCGATCAACGCGATGCAGAAGGCGAACTCGACGAAGCCGGCCGATTTCAACGGCGCGCTGAAGGGTACGCGCTACGACGGCATCACGGGCACGATCGCGTTCACGAACACGGGCGACCTGAAGAACCCGAGCTCGACGCTCTATGAAGTGAAGAACGCCGCGTGGCAGCCCGTCACGACGAAATCGGCGGACTGAACGCCCGCGCGCAGGCTTTCGCGGCGATGCCGGACGTGCTGAAATACCCGGAGCGATCGGTTGCGATCGCGGCGCACGCCGGGGCGATCGCCCGGGAACACTGCACGCGCGGCGCCGCGCGCGACGCGGCACGAACAACCCTCGGGCGCGGCCGGCTGGCCGCGCTTTTTACGTGCAACTGGAGTCAGTCGTGAGTTCTCAAGTCGTCATCGTCGGCGGTGGTGTGATCGGCAGCTCGATCGCCTACTTCCTGCGCGCCACCGATCCAACGGTATCCGTGACCGTCATCGAGCGCGATCCCACTTATGCGCGCTCGTCGTCGGCGCTGTCGGCCGCGTCGATTCGCCAGCAGTTCTCGACGCCGCTGTCGATCGAGATGTCGCTGTTCGGCATCGACTTCCTGCGCACGATCGGCGAGCGGCTGGAAGTCGACGGCAACCGGCCGTCGATCGATCTGCACGAAGGCGGCTACCTGTTCCTCGCGACGCCGGCCGGCGAGGCGACGCTGCGCGAGAACCATGCGCTGCAGACGCGCCTCGGCGCGGATATCCGGCTGATGGATCGCGATGCGCTGCACGCGAAGTTTCCGTGGCTGAACGTCGACGATCTCGTGTCGGGCGCATACGGCGTGAGCGGCGAAGGCTGGTTCGACGGCTACGGGCTCGTGCAGGCGCTGCGCAAGAAAGCGCAGGCGCTCGGCGCGCGCTATGTGGCGGCCGATGTGAAGGACGTCGTGCGCGACGGCCGCAAGGTCACGCACGTGGTGACGGCAGACGGCGAACGCCATGCGTGCGACACCGTCGTCAACGCGGCCGGCGCGTGGACGCGCACGCTGTCATCGATGATGGGCATCGACATTCCCGTGTATGCGCGGCGCCGCAGCATCTTCAACGTGTCGTCGCCGGCGAAGCTCGCGGATTGCCCGCTGCTGATCGACCCGACGGGCGTGTATTTCCGGCCGGAAGGGCGCACGTATATCTGCGGGACGTCGCCGAGCCCGGATCGCGACCCGGACGACCTGCCGCTCGACGAAGTCGATCACGACTTGTTCGACGAGGTGATCTGGCCGACGCTCGCGAACCGCGTGCCGGAGTTCGAGGCGCTGCGCGTGGAGAACTGCTGGTCCGGTTATTACGAGTACAACGTGTTCGATCACAACGCGATCATCGGGTATCACCCGGATCTCGACAACGTCGTGTTCGCGAATGGCTACAGCGGCCACGGGCTGCAGCAGGGGCCGGCGACGGGGCGCGGGGTCAGTGAACTCATTCTGGGCGGGCGGTATGACACGCTCGACCTGTCGTCGCTCGGCTGGGCGCGTGTGCTGGAAAACCGGCCGATCGTCGAAAAGAACGTCGTGTAGCGCGGCGTGAGCGCCCGTCCGGTGTGGGGCGGGCGTCATTCTCCTTGTGTCTCAACCCATTGGCCCGACGTTGTCGGGCTTTTTTTTGCGCTGCGGTTCTGCGCAGACGATCGGCGAACGCGGCCGCGCGGGCGATGTGTCACCACGTGGCCGGGTGACGGCCGCCGCTTCGTCACTTCGTCATATGAGGTAATAGCTGTAATCCGGCATGAAATCTTCTTTTCGATGGCTCGGGCTAGACTGGTCTCGCCTTGTCCCCCCAAGGCGTTGTGTAGTCTCCGCTTGGCCCGCGCTTTCCGGCGTGGGCCAATTTTTCGGGCTGGCATCGGCGGCGATCGAACGATCACCGGCCGGATGCAGATTGGAGGAAACCTGCGTGACCATTCGCCCGACAGCCCGTGATGCCGGTTCGCTCGTGCGCATCATTGCGTTGAGCGCGGCGACGGCAACCGCCCTGATGACCACGTTGCCGGCCGCTTTCGCACAGGCCAGTGCGCCCGTGACCAGCAGCGTATTCGTGCACCCGCCTTACGATACGGGCAACAGCGCGATCAACGAGAATTTTCAGTACATCGCCCATCCGCCGATACGGCCGGTCGCCGCGAGTGCGCCAACGGCCGTGCACGGTTCGCACCGGGGCCGTCGCGGACAGGCGGGTACGACGAGCGCGGCGGGCGGCGGTGGGAACAACACGGCGGCCGTGCCGCTGCCGACGATGCCGGCGGACACGCCGGCCAATCCGCCGGTTTCGCAGTAGCCGCTTTTCCCCGGAAGCTTCCGGGACAGCAACATGACGATCGGGCGCCAACCGGTCGATCGTCCGACAGAACGTCGTGTAGTGCGGCGTGGCCGCCCGGGATGGGGTGGTCGGGATTCTTCTTGTGTTCTCAGCTTGGCGGCCCGACTGTATGTCGGGCCTTTTTTTCGTCGCACGAGCGACCGACTGATTCGCCGGTCGTCGGCACCG
The sequence above is drawn from the Burkholderia stabilis genome and encodes:
- a CDS encoding branched-chain amino acid ABC transporter substrate-binding protein is translated as MTFRIRSLSGVALTAAILAFQTGAAHAQETVVKVGVAGPLTGGGAAYGKDIENGVRMAVDEANAAHPTVGGKPVKFVVASQDDQSDPRTGVQAAQQLADAQVAVVIGHFNSGTTLPASKIYAKAGIPMITPSATNPDITRAGLGTVYRVIATDTQNAGNAGAYAASVTKAKRIAIIDDRTAFGQGEADEFEKAVKANGGTIVAREFTNDKAVDFSAQLTKIKSTNADLVFFGGLDAQAAMLVKRMRQLGIRAQFLAGGGVMNANFIKLAGNAAEGAAVWEYGQPLSRLAKGKQFETKFKQKYGVDMLAYAPFAYDATWIAINAMQKANSTKPADFNGALKGTRYDGITGTIAFTNTGDLKNPSSTLYEVKNAAWQPVTTKSAD
- a CDS encoding NAD(P)/FAD-dependent oxidoreductase; translated protein: MSSQVVIVGGGVIGSSIAYFLRATDPTVSVTVIERDPTYARSSSALSAASIRQQFSTPLSIEMSLFGIDFLRTIGERLEVDGNRPSIDLHEGGYLFLATPAGEATLRENHALQTRLGADIRLMDRDALHAKFPWLNVDDLVSGAYGVSGEGWFDGYGLVQALRKKAQALGARYVAADVKDVVRDGRKVTHVVTADGERHACDTVVNAAGAWTRTLSSMMGIDIPVYARRRSIFNVSSPAKLADCPLLIDPTGVYFRPEGRTYICGTSPSPDRDPDDLPLDEVDHDLFDEVIWPTLANRVPEFEALRVENCWSGYYEYNVFDHNAIIGYHPDLDNVVFANGYSGHGLQQGPATGRGVSELILGGRYDTLDLSSLGWARVLENRPIVEKNVV